One region of Glutamicibacter sp. B1 genomic DNA includes:
- a CDS encoding peptidyl-tRNA hydrolase yields the protein MDELRERDPEELVQPIILRIDKEDPSTEDEGLSAVSRAAVIAYLQDPHNPDWQRWASQAFAKSVRRANPKMFAKVLEMFPEQMVSEVGKAQAVGLPPLPAANLPKLIAKLQVSGTELPKSDEILNAKVSIAVNDSLEMSTGKAAAQCAHALFAWLTDSDGQGIEEWLKVQAPVGIRHLSRQEFDALSHKASGPVIQDAGRTEIEPGSTTAFVYIQES from the coding sequence ATGGATGAACTGCGCGAACGCGATCCCGAAGAACTGGTCCAGCCCATCATTTTACGTATCGATAAAGAGGATCCATCGACTGAAGATGAAGGGCTCTCGGCGGTTTCTCGGGCAGCAGTCATCGCCTATCTGCAAGATCCGCACAACCCGGATTGGCAGCGCTGGGCATCCCAAGCCTTTGCCAAGTCGGTGCGCCGTGCAAATCCGAAGATGTTCGCCAAAGTCTTAGAAATGTTCCCGGAGCAAATGGTCAGTGAAGTGGGTAAAGCTCAGGCGGTCGGTCTGCCACCGCTTCCGGCAGCCAACCTTCCCAAGCTCATCGCCAAATTACAGGTATCTGGAACTGAGCTTCCCAAGAGCGATGAAATCTTAAACGCTAAGGTGAGCATTGCTGTAAATGATTCATTGGAGATGTCCACCGGAAAAGCTGCGGCGCAATGCGCACATGCTCTTTTCGCTTGGCTCACGGATTCTGATGGGCAAGGCATCGAAGAATGGCTCAAGGTTCAGGCGCCAGTGGGAATCCGTCACCTTTCACGCCAAGAGTTTGACGCGCTGTCGCACAAGGCCAGCGGCCCGGTGATCCAAGACGCGGGGCGTACAGAAATTGAACCAGGATCTACGACAGCTTTTGTCTACATCCAGGAAAGCTAG
- a CDS encoding metal ABC transporter permease — protein sequence MNLIELLAEPLSYTFMIRALSVTIIASVLCALLSCWLVLIGWSLMGDAVSHAVLPGVVLAYIVGAPFALGALIFGFLAVALIGGVRDTTRLKEDAAIGIVFTTLFSFGLVLISVTPSHIDLNHIIFGNLLGVSSTDLWQVLILGAVTFSILILKRKDFTLYAFDQTHAHALGMNPRLIGAALLGLLAMTSVVALQAVGVILVVAMLIIPGATAFLLTDKFSKMLIIAPVVAACAGILGVYVSYFLDASTGGMVVLAQGLIFTVVYLFSPRQGLIATRVAARDRRKSLASAHRAA from the coding sequence ATGAACCTCATCGAATTGCTTGCCGAACCGCTGAGCTACACGTTCATGATCCGCGCACTGTCGGTAACCATCATCGCTTCAGTGTTGTGCGCGCTACTTTCATGCTGGCTGGTACTGATCGGCTGGTCTTTGATGGGCGATGCCGTCTCGCACGCAGTGCTTCCCGGGGTGGTCTTGGCCTATATCGTGGGGGCGCCTTTTGCGCTCGGCGCACTCATCTTTGGGTTCCTGGCAGTGGCGCTGATCGGGGGAGTGCGAGATACCACCCGTCTGAAAGAAGACGCCGCCATCGGTATCGTTTTCACCACGCTGTTTTCCTTTGGTCTGGTACTCATCTCGGTAACTCCCAGCCATATCGACTTGAACCACATCATCTTTGGCAACCTTTTGGGAGTCTCCTCAACAGACTTGTGGCAAGTGCTGATTCTTGGGGCGGTAACCTTCTCAATTCTGATCCTCAAACGCAAAGACTTCACGCTCTACGCCTTTGACCAGACCCATGCCCATGCACTAGGGATGAACCCGCGACTGATCGGAGCTGCGCTATTGGGGTTGCTCGCCATGACCTCAGTCGTAGCGTTGCAGGCGGTCGGAGTTATTCTCGTGGTGGCGATGCTGATCATCCCAGGTGCCACAGCATTCTTATTGACCGACAAATTTTCCAAGATGCTCATCATCGCGCCGGTGGTGGCTGCGTGTGCTGGGATTCTCGGGGTTTACGTCAGTTACTTCCTTGATGCATCCACGGGTGGCATGGTCGTTCTTGCTCAGGGGCTGATCTTTACCGTTGTCTATCTCTTTAGCCCTCGTCAGGGGTTAATCGCTACGAGAGTTGCGGCTAGAGATCGGAGGAAATCTCTAGCCTCAGCGCACCGAGCAGCTTGA
- the hutG gene encoding formimidoylglutamase: MIQTDREAPRYSGRVDGSGAQHLRWHQLVTAQQSGDIQDSVALLGFCSDAGVKRNQGRVGASDAPAALRAALSPMAIHNQRELVDLGDVVVEGDELESGQERLAGAVTQTLNSGAFPIVLGGGHETAYGTGLGLLQHLADDRSTRIGILNLDAHFDLRDESQRTSGTPFLDLYNQTVQQGRDFHYAVLGISRPGNTVALFNKAEELGVPYLLDEDCEPAQIIEFVDAFLERIDVLYLTIDLDVLPASVAPGVSAPAGFGVPFERILSVCRQVVASGKVVVADVVELNPRYDIDSRTARSAARLIYEIAVG; encoded by the coding sequence ATGATTCAAACCGATCGTGAAGCACCACGGTATTCGGGCAGGGTGGACGGTTCTGGGGCCCAGCACTTGCGCTGGCATCAGCTCGTTACTGCCCAACAATCTGGGGATATTCAGGATTCGGTGGCGCTGCTAGGTTTTTGTTCCGACGCGGGCGTTAAACGGAACCAGGGACGAGTTGGCGCTTCGGATGCGCCGGCAGCTTTGCGTGCGGCGCTGAGTCCCATGGCCATCCATAATCAGCGTGAGCTCGTGGATTTAGGAGACGTTGTTGTTGAAGGTGACGAGCTGGAATCTGGTCAGGAACGACTGGCTGGTGCGGTAACACAAACGCTGAACTCTGGTGCATTTCCCATTGTGCTTGGTGGCGGACATGAAACCGCCTACGGCACGGGCCTGGGGTTGTTGCAACATTTGGCAGATGACCGGTCAACGAGAATCGGAATATTGAACCTCGACGCGCACTTTGATTTGCGTGATGAAAGTCAGCGAACCAGCGGCACGCCATTTTTAGATTTGTATAATCAGACGGTTCAGCAGGGCCGGGATTTCCACTATGCGGTGCTGGGCATCTCGCGACCGGGAAACACCGTGGCACTTTTTAACAAGGCTGAGGAGCTTGGTGTTCCTTATCTTCTCGACGAGGATTGCGAGCCTGCCCAAATAATAGAGTTTGTCGATGCCTTCCTTGAGCGTATTGATGTTCTCTACCTAACGATTGATTTGGATGTATTGCCGGCTAGCGTGGCGCCTGGTGTTAGTGCTCCAGCAGGTTTTGGTGTCCCTTTTGAGCGGATCCTCTCGGTATGTCGCCAAGTGGTCGCTAGCGGAAAGGTTGTCGTTGCTGATGTCGTTGAACTGAACCCGCGCTATGACATTGACTCACGTACGGCACGCAGTGCGGCTCGACTTATTTACGAAATCGCAGTGGGGTAG
- a CDS encoding MFS transporter: protein MKTGTTPWWLPGVCLVLTGWCANQYVSLINWYQQFRGLSEFEAMLVMGSYLAGMIPALAFGGPLADRFGRKPFSLIALASSILGSLVMAAGTLNVAGLYAGRIFTGFGMGLAMVAITSWVKLLSPGPAGATRAALCTSLGFAVGPIVSGIIVGISAHPEIAYAVHAVTAIAWLVFLAVASEEPKIHVPGGKILGGETTLENRRRFYWVVLPSAPWVFGMAATGFAVVPALSDGAGGSNLFYSTVAVAVTMGMGTIIQPFVRRFNDVRKVSLLMAGLSTALVALLLMVAVSLTGSEILGVLAFIVAGSANGILLVAGLSQVLDLAGSADVGKLTGRFYMVCFIGFTFPTLFALWRLIAHPALFIGILAVLCLASMAMVYRARRHLSEVKLEEVSS, encoded by the coding sequence TTGAAGACCGGCACCACACCGTGGTGGTTGCCGGGCGTCTGTCTGGTGCTCACCGGATGGTGCGCCAACCAATACGTCTCCCTTATTAACTGGTACCAGCAATTTCGCGGCCTCAGCGAATTTGAAGCCATGCTGGTCATGGGTAGTTATCTGGCCGGCATGATCCCCGCGCTGGCATTTGGTGGCCCGTTAGCTGATCGATTCGGACGCAAACCTTTTTCGCTGATTGCCCTGGCGAGCTCAATTCTTGGTTCGTTGGTGATGGCGGCCGGAACGCTGAATGTCGCCGGGCTTTATGCAGGTCGTATTTTCACTGGCTTTGGTATGGGCTTGGCCATGGTGGCCATTACCAGCTGGGTGAAGTTGCTCAGCCCCGGGCCAGCTGGCGCCACGCGAGCCGCCCTGTGCACTTCTCTTGGATTTGCGGTGGGTCCGATCGTTTCGGGCATCATCGTTGGCATCAGCGCACATCCGGAAATAGCGTACGCAGTACATGCAGTCACTGCGATCGCTTGGCTGGTCTTTCTGGCTGTGGCCAGTGAAGAACCAAAGATTCACGTGCCAGGTGGCAAGATACTTGGTGGCGAGACCACGTTGGAAAATCGGCGCCGGTTCTATTGGGTGGTTTTGCCTTCTGCGCCATGGGTCTTTGGCATGGCAGCTACAGGTTTTGCGGTTGTTCCGGCCCTCAGCGATGGTGCTGGCGGATCAAACTTGTTCTACTCCACGGTGGCCGTCGCGGTGACCATGGGCATGGGAACCATCATCCAACCCTTTGTGCGACGGTTCAATGATGTCCGAAAAGTCTCGTTGTTAATGGCCGGGTTGAGCACCGCACTTGTGGCATTGCTACTGATGGTGGCCGTCTCGTTGACCGGTTCCGAGATACTGGGAGTATTGGCATTTATTGTTGCCGGTTCCGCCAATGGAATCCTGCTGGTCGCCGGGCTGAGTCAGGTCCTCGATCTGGCAGGCTCAGCAGACGTGGGCAAATTGACCGGGCGTTTTTATATGGTCTGCTTCATCGGTTTCACGTTCCCTACGCTCTTTGCTTTGTGGCGATTGATCGCCCACCCAGCACTGTTCATAGGGATTTTGGCAGTACTCTGCCTAGCATCGATGGCTATGGTCTACCGCGCCCGCAGACACCTGTCCGAGGTCAAGCTCGAAGAAGTTAGCAGCTAA
- a CDS encoding Lrp/AsnC family transcriptional regulator yields MNSDTYQLDETDRRILLALDADPRVPIMMLAQQLGLARGTVQTRLERLAHSGALRPNTARILPASMGRGVSAFVSAELNQAALNEAIAALRQIPEVLECVAPAGDTDLLIRVSATDPDDLYRVSEEIRLCPGITRTSTSMILRDVIPYRTTELLKKLSKDKH; encoded by the coding sequence ATGAATTCGGATACGTATCAGCTCGATGAAACGGACCGACGTATCCTTTTGGCCCTCGACGCTGACCCACGTGTGCCCATTATGATGCTCGCGCAGCAGCTCGGCCTTGCTCGTGGCACAGTGCAAACTCGTTTGGAGCGATTGGCTCATTCAGGGGCTCTGCGCCCAAACACGGCTCGTATTTTGCCAGCTTCCATGGGTCGCGGCGTCAGCGCATTCGTCAGTGCCGAGCTGAATCAGGCTGCACTGAACGAAGCTATTGCTGCACTGCGCCAGATTCCAGAAGTCCTCGAATGCGTAGCGCCAGCAGGAGACACCGATCTTTTGATTCGAGTCTCCGCCACTGACCCCGATGACCTGTACCGTGTCAGTGAAGAAATTCGACTCTGCCCTGGCATTACTCGCACGTCCACGTCGATGATTTTGCGTGACGTGATTCCATACCGAACCACTGAACTCCTGAAAAAGCTGAGCAAAGACAAGCACTAA
- a CDS encoding metal ABC transporter substrate-binding protein — protein sequence MSGCASGDETDAERAGLADSRPVVLTTFTVLQDIAQNVAGGHLRVESITKLGAEIHGYEPTPDDLRRASHADLILDNGLNLEAWFSQFVQENSAPHITVSDGIEPIGIVQGEGAGKPNPHAWMSPVNVQRYVGTIANAFSELDPDNASDYQANAKAYQTELQKVQDDLMTALEEIPEQQRVLVTCEGAFSYLARDAGLKEKYLWAVNAESQATPRKVASAIDYLRDNHVPAVFCESTVSDAAMQRVVESTDAHFGGTLYVDSLSEPGGPVPSYLDLITHDTQIIASALKGQTS from the coding sequence ATGAGTGGATGTGCTTCGGGTGATGAAACCGATGCTGAGCGCGCCGGGTTAGCGGATTCACGACCTGTCGTGCTGACGACGTTCACGGTGCTTCAAGACATTGCCCAAAACGTCGCGGGTGGTCATCTGCGGGTAGAGTCGATCACCAAGCTTGGCGCAGAAATTCATGGCTATGAGCCAACCCCAGATGATCTACGCAGAGCATCACACGCAGATTTGATCCTAGATAATGGGTTGAATCTCGAAGCGTGGTTTTCCCAGTTCGTTCAGGAGAATTCAGCGCCACATATCACCGTGAGTGACGGTATTGAACCCATCGGTATCGTTCAAGGTGAAGGAGCGGGGAAGCCTAACCCTCACGCTTGGATGAGCCCGGTCAATGTGCAACGCTACGTTGGCACTATCGCCAATGCGTTCAGCGAACTTGACCCTGATAATGCTTCGGACTATCAAGCGAATGCCAAGGCCTACCAAACAGAACTCCAGAAAGTTCAAGACGACCTGATGACGGCGCTGGAAGAAATTCCAGAACAACAACGCGTGCTAGTGACTTGCGAAGGAGCCTTCAGCTACCTGGCGCGCGATGCCGGACTGAAAGAAAAATACCTTTGGGCGGTCAACGCTGAGTCGCAGGCAACGCCGCGAAAAGTTGCCTCGGCCATTGATTACCTTCGAGATAACCACGTTCCTGCGGTGTTCTGTGAGTCCACAGTTTCCGATGCCGCCATGCAGCGGGTCGTTGAGTCCACCGACGCGCACTTTGGCGGAACCTTGTACGTTGATTCGCTTTCTGAGCCAGGCGGCCCAGTGCCAAGTTATCTGGACTTGATCACGCATGACACGCAAATCATCGCCAGCGCATTGAAGGGTCAAACATCATGA
- a CDS encoding APC family permease, translating to MSQDQKQDIQPAAAESGLHDKGLSKGTVGVLGLVVIGISSIAPAYTLTAGLGATVAEVGTSLPAILLAGFLPMLLVALGYRELNNAMPDSGTSFTWATRAFGPMIGWMGGWGLIAATVIVLSNLAAVAVDFFYILLAQLTSHPEIADLTNNLWVNIPTTLVFIAAASYISYRGLNATKAFQYGLVGFQIGVLLLFAIMAFTSDQPFDKTPITLEMFNPAGVESFSAFAAGISLSIFVFWGWDVTLTMNEETTDPKKVPGRGATWTVLLIMALYVAVSLGVLYWAGVGTTGLGAGNPANQESIFAVLSGPVMGPLALLMSLAILSSSAASLQSTMVSPARTLLAMGYYKALPKSFAKISPRFMSPSVATFGAAAAAAGFYVITRLVSENALWDTITALGLMICFYYGLTALACVWYFRGELFASPRNIIFKFLAPLIGGVVLLVMFFATAFESMNPDYGSGSNIGGVGMVFILGVGVLLLGVVLMICMRITQPAFFRAETIKTHKLLK from the coding sequence ATGTCGCAAGATCAGAAGCAGGATATCCAACCTGCTGCCGCCGAAAGCGGATTGCACGATAAAGGCCTTTCCAAGGGCACCGTCGGGGTGCTCGGCCTCGTAGTCATCGGAATTTCTAGTATTGCTCCGGCCTATACGCTCACCGCGGGACTCGGCGCAACGGTGGCCGAAGTTGGTACCAGCTTGCCAGCCATCCTGCTGGCCGGATTCCTGCCCATGCTGCTGGTGGCCTTAGGCTACCGCGAGCTGAATAACGCGATGCCCGATTCGGGGACGTCCTTCACCTGGGCTACCCGTGCCTTTGGCCCGATGATCGGTTGGATGGGAGGTTGGGGATTGATCGCCGCTACGGTGATCGTGCTTTCCAACCTCGCTGCGGTCGCCGTGGACTTCTTTTACATCCTGCTGGCCCAGCTAACCAGCCACCCGGAGATCGCGGATCTGACCAATAACTTGTGGGTCAATATCCCCACCACCTTGGTCTTCATTGCCGCTGCATCTTACATTTCCTACCGTGGCCTCAACGCCACCAAGGCCTTCCAATATGGGTTGGTTGGATTTCAGATCGGCGTACTGTTGCTCTTCGCGATCATGGCTTTCACCTCGGACCAGCCCTTCGATAAAACTCCCATCACCTTAGAGATGTTCAACCCTGCTGGCGTTGAAAGTTTCTCTGCCTTTGCTGCAGGCATTTCTTTGTCGATCTTTGTCTTCTGGGGATGGGACGTTACCCTGACCATGAATGAGGAAACTACCGACCCCAAAAAGGTGCCAGGCCGTGGAGCAACGTGGACCGTACTGCTGATCATGGCACTGTATGTCGCAGTGTCATTAGGAGTGCTCTACTGGGCAGGTGTCGGAACTACCGGTTTGGGTGCAGGTAATCCAGCGAATCAAGAATCCATCTTTGCCGTGCTCTCCGGCCCGGTCATGGGGCCACTGGCCTTGCTGATGTCCTTGGCAATCCTCTCCTCGTCGGCAGCTTCCCTGCAGTCCACCATGGTTTCACCGGCACGAACACTGCTGGCGATGGGGTACTACAAGGCACTGCCTAAGAGCTTCGCAAAGATCTCACCACGTTTTATGTCCCCATCGGTCGCAACCTTCGGAGCGGCAGCTGCGGCCGCAGGTTTTTACGTCATCACCCGACTAGTCTCAGAAAATGCCCTGTGGGATACGATCACCGCGCTTGGCCTGATGATTTGTTTCTACTACGGCCTGACTGCCCTAGCCTGTGTGTGGTATTTCCGCGGTGAACTCTTTGCCAGCCCACGAAACATCATTTTTAAGTTCTTGGCCCCACTAATTGGCGGCGTGGTCTTGCTCGTGATGTTCTTCGCCACGGCCTTCGAATCCATGAACCCGGATTATGGGTCAGGGTCAAATATTGGGGGAGTAGGTATGGTCTTCATCCTGGGTGTTGGTGTGCTCTTACTGGGCGTTGTGCTCATGATTTGTATGCGGATCACCCAACCTGCGTTCTTCAGAGCCGAGACCATCAAGACCCATAAATTACTCAAGTAA
- a CDS encoding metal ABC transporter ATP-binding protein → MNTQRNPELAISVTDATVHYGQVLALDHASLQMGHGTVCGLVGMNGSGKSTLFKTIMGQIKPDTGTVKISGTDPLQARKNGKLAYVPQSEAVDWNFPIAVRDVVMTGRYGQMGWTRRAKKKDHAAVNEALERVELTDYADRQIGQLSGGQKKRAFVARCIAQGASIMLLDEPFAGVDKRSEATITKLLREIADEGASVLISTHDLQALPDLADEAVLLMRKVLKHGPPEEVLRAENLALAFGLDPMKRDAS, encoded by the coding sequence ATGAACACGCAGAGAAACCCTGAACTGGCTATCAGCGTCACTGACGCCACCGTGCATTACGGTCAAGTGCTCGCCCTAGATCATGCGTCCTTGCAGATGGGACACGGCACGGTTTGCGGGCTTGTGGGCATGAACGGATCAGGAAAATCCACCCTCTTCAAGACCATCATGGGGCAGATCAAGCCAGATACCGGAACCGTAAAAATTTCTGGAACCGATCCATTGCAGGCGCGAAAAAACGGCAAGCTTGCCTATGTGCCACAAAGTGAGGCAGTGGATTGGAACTTCCCCATTGCCGTGCGCGACGTCGTGATGACCGGCCGGTATGGACAGATGGGCTGGACTCGTCGTGCCAAGAAAAAAGATCACGCAGCCGTGAATGAAGCACTCGAACGAGTAGAACTCACGGACTATGCTGACCGGCAGATTGGGCAACTTTCCGGGGGACAAAAGAAGCGTGCCTTTGTCGCTCGATGCATCGCCCAAGGGGCTAGCATCATGCTCCTTGATGAACCGTTTGCCGGGGTGGACAAACGTAGCGAAGCAACCATCACTAAACTCCTGCGCGAAATCGCTGATGAAGGGGCCAGTGTGCTGATTTCGACGCATGACCTCCAAGCATTGCCAGACTTGGCTGATGAAGCTGTTCTGTTGATGCGAAAAGTACTCAAGCATGGACCCCCGGAAGAAGTCCTCAGAGCAGAAAACCTAGCCTTAGCCTTTGGACTAGACCCAATGAAACGAGACGCCTCATGA
- a CDS encoding helix-turn-helix domain-containing protein, which translates to MRFLRLEDVAEELNVKLPQVRALVKSGELPAIQIGGRGMWRVERVELENYIQQRYAQTREEIANDSQS; encoded by the coding sequence ATGAGGTTTTTGCGGTTGGAAGATGTGGCTGAGGAGCTAAATGTAAAGCTTCCGCAAGTTCGCGCCCTGGTTAAAAGCGGAGAACTGCCGGCCATCCAAATCGGTGGACGTGGGATGTGGCGTGTTGAGCGCGTTGAACTGGAAAACTACATCCAGCAACGCTATGCCCAAACACGCGAAGAGATCGCCAACGACTCGCAATCCTAG
- a CDS encoding universal stress protein gives MKLLVGYTADDRGAEAIELASALVSGTPEAALEIAIVLPATAPFNAVYPGGDHGYSSILSAQVDQWAEQALAMVPAGISASVVARSVSSVAEGLIELAQEHQADGIVLGGRKRHRAGFFLPGAIANALLHSSPVAVFMSSPPALKTLRNAHGKLTRLTAFVGDCPGAKDVIEQAARIATDRALPLRIATLVLPFDVQDPERDLEAHVQSTRAYLAELTGSMNLDVSIEVVVGRNLDEATAQLSWQPGDLALLGSARLATDRKLFIGPKAQRILGNLSVPMGVIPNPGSNS, from the coding sequence ATGAAATTGCTCGTAGGCTATACGGCCGATGACCGTGGTGCCGAGGCTATCGAACTGGCTAGCGCGTTAGTTTCCGGTACACCCGAAGCGGCCTTAGAAATCGCCATCGTGTTGCCCGCGACCGCACCCTTCAATGCTGTCTACCCGGGTGGAGACCACGGATACTCCAGTATCCTCTCCGCCCAGGTAGACCAGTGGGCCGAACAAGCCCTAGCGATGGTGCCCGCAGGAATCAGCGCGAGTGTTGTCGCCCGATCAGTGTCATCGGTGGCCGAAGGGCTCATCGAGCTGGCCCAAGAACACCAAGCCGACGGCATCGTTCTAGGCGGTCGCAAACGACACCGGGCCGGATTCTTCCTGCCTGGCGCTATTGCCAACGCACTACTGCATTCCTCGCCGGTGGCAGTATTCATGTCCTCGCCGCCGGCCCTAAAAACCTTGAGGAATGCTCACGGGAAACTCACCAGGCTCACCGCCTTTGTGGGAGACTGCCCCGGAGCCAAAGACGTCATCGAACAGGCAGCCCGAATCGCTACAGACAGAGCCCTGCCACTACGCATTGCCACTCTAGTTTTGCCTTTTGATGTTCAAGATCCAGAACGCGATCTTGAGGCGCATGTTCAGAGCACTCGCGCCTACCTCGCTGAACTCACCGGATCCATGAACCTGGATGTCAGCATCGAAGTGGTCGTCGGACGCAATTTGGATGAAGCCACCGCACAGCTGTCCTGGCAACCCGGCGACCTAGCATTGCTCGGCTCGGCAAGGTTGGCCACCGACCGCAAACTCTTCATTGGGCCTAAAGCCCAGCGCATCCTAGGCAATCTGTCCGTCCCTATGGGAGTCATCCCCAACCCCGGATCAAATAGTTAG
- a CDS encoding low molecular weight phosphatase family protein: protein MANSVLFICSRNAGKSQMAAALMDYVSGGKITSYSAGTNPGSGINQESVASLAQSGADMSQGTPKGIDPKVVEQVDRVIILGTDAHPQLDPSVKAERWVTYEPSEDGITGAERMNIIRDEIAERVRGLFHEMEQ, encoded by the coding sequence ATGGCTAACTCGGTACTTTTTATTTGCTCACGCAATGCTGGCAAATCGCAGATGGCTGCCGCATTGATGGACTACGTCTCTGGTGGAAAAATCACCAGCTATTCGGCAGGCACCAATCCCGGTTCGGGGATTAACCAAGAATCGGTAGCTTCTTTGGCACAAAGCGGTGCGGATATGTCCCAAGGCACGCCCAAGGGCATCGACCCGAAGGTGGTTGAACAAGTCGACCGGGTCATCATTCTTGGCACCGATGCTCATCCGCAATTGGATCCATCCGTCAAAGCCGAGCGATGGGTTACCTATGAGCCGAGCGAAGACGGGATCACCGGAGCTGAACGCATGAACATCATCAGAGATGAAATCGCAGAACGAGTACGTGGTCTGTTCCACGAGATGGAGCAGTAA
- a CDS encoding MerR family transcriptional regulator: MQHPEQTEYSISYVSRVAGISSRTLRHYDHIGLLVPDHVAQNGYRFYTQNQLIRLQRILLLRDMGLKLEHIAEILEAQRDEREALANHIQQLQVQRRTIDRQIRALEHTISALENGENMKPETSFDGFNDQYKEEVVERWGSEAYNSSNQWWRSKNAEEQSDFFAQVKELNQAWVDAGANKIDPESEIALNLAGRHVRWLRSVPGTPLDSPDPEQRRTYVISLAEMYVADDRFAKNYGGHAQFVCDALKAYVIKATEI; this comes from the coding sequence ATGCAGCATCCAGAACAGACGGAATACTCGATTTCCTACGTTTCTCGGGTTGCTGGAATTAGCAGTCGCACCTTGCGACATTATGATCACATCGGCTTATTGGTGCCGGATCACGTTGCCCAAAATGGGTACCGCTTTTACACGCAAAATCAATTGATCCGATTACAGCGAATACTGCTTCTGAGAGACATGGGTCTGAAGCTGGAACACATCGCCGAAATCCTAGAAGCGCAACGCGATGAACGTGAGGCTCTGGCCAATCATATTCAGCAACTACAAGTGCAGCGTCGCACCATTGACCGGCAGATTCGGGCGCTGGAACACACGATTTCAGCATTAGAGAATGGAGAGAACATGAAACCCGAGACGAGTTTTGACGGATTTAACGATCAGTACAAGGAAGAAGTCGTTGAGCGTTGGGGGTCTGAAGCCTACAACTCTTCGAACCAGTGGTGGCGAAGCAAGAACGCAGAAGAGCAATCCGACTTCTTTGCGCAGGTAAAGGAATTGAACCAAGCATGGGTAGACGCCGGGGCCAACAAGATTGATCCTGAAAGTGAGATAGCGCTAAATCTGGCGGGACGACATGTTCGCTGGTTGCGCTCAGTACCCGGGACTCCTTTGGATTCCCCTGATCCGGAACAACGTCGCACCTACGTTATTTCTTTGGCAGAGATGTACGTCGCCGATGACCGGTTCGCCAAAAATTATGGCGGTCACGCGCAGTTCGTGTGTGATGCTTTGAAAGCGTATGTCATCAAGGCAACAGAGATCTAG